tgaatttatttcttctgattaacacagagaaagatgtttggaagaacgcttataaccagacagattttgcccccattgactcccatagtaggaaaaaatacaatggtagtcaaaagtgccccagaactgtttgctgcctacagaactgtttgttgtcctacatttttcaaaatgtcttcttttgtgttcaacagaacaaaaaaatgataaagtaattttcctactatgggagtcaatggggggggggcaagatctgtttggttataagcattattccaaatatctttctctgtgttcatcagaagatttggaacaactcaaggtgagtaaatgatgacagaattttcatttttgggttaagtatccctttaaaccttgAATAAGGCTTAGTGTCAGATAGAGTAGTGTGTTGGATGTGATGTTACAAATTAGACATGTATGTATGGCCTTCATTACGAGGATTCCTTAAGGATTATGGTGAGGAGagaattttaatatattaatgcAAGTGATTTAAAGAATGTCTTTTAAATGCTTGTCATCTCTTTGTACAGCagtgattatttatttatcaatcaagtatttcattaaaatatcttaaatattATTCTACATGTACACGCATATGTGGGAGAGATCTAAGAGTAGAATTACTACTAGAATTctattaaaagaaaatatttttcacaGCCAACTTCACAGATTCTCATGATGGACATAGTCAgcaactttatgaataaaaatacactTCCGTCGTTGCATGAACTGTGCTGTTACCCACAGTTCAACACCACTGTGGTGAGAAAAAATGGTTTGCTTCAAAAAGGAGAAACATGCTTCTGAATGcacaaacatgaataaaaatagcaaTTGTGGTTGGGCAgtataatgttaaaaatataaacttCAAAAGTAGTCACAATTGTACATCTGTGCATATGCTGTCAAACCCCAACAGCCCTCAGTACTGTAGTTTGTTGTAATGATGACTACAGTATCGAACTAATGAGCTTTTCTGAAGCATGCATCACAGCGGGAGTCAAGTGTAGGCATTGGTCCATCCTTCGTAAGGAAACACGTGGCGAGAAAGGCCACTGTTTTCCATTTCTAGTTTATTGGAATTAGAGTTGAAGCTGAGTGTAAGGTGGGGTGAGGAATGAGTTATTCCTGAGCCCTGTAGTGATCTCAGAAGACTTAGCCAGAATATGTCAGACCCAATTCCGACTGACTTCGTCAAGCCATGTTTGTGTGCAGTGTTTGTGAGGAACATTCTGGGTTAAGTAGGAAGAAAGTCTGCATAGTGGGCAGATGCGGGCAGACTTTGAGAGTATTTGGCGACAGGAAAGCATTTTAGAGTGCTAGATGAGTGCGACAGTGCCCCTCTGTTGATTCTTATAGATTCGTCTAACACAACAAAAACCTCAACCTGCTTTTATGAAAACCCCAATCAATACAAAAGCATGAGTGGGacactaaaatgtaaaacatctaTTTGTCATCCTCAAAGGAttactacaaaaacattttggacTCTCTCTCTTGGGTCTCtctcatttttaaatcaataagAAGGCTAGGTTTAGATAGTGGAATATCTATAATAGTTAAAATGGTTGTCCCATCTCTTTGCAGGAGGACATGTGAACCCAGCTGTTTCTCTGGCTATGACTGTCCTAGGAAAACTCCCATTAATTAAATTCCCTGTTTATGTGGCAGCCCAATTTTTAGGTGCCTTTCTTGGGTCTTGTGCTGTCTTTTGTCTGTACTACGGTAAGTTTTCAGAGCATTTTATTGCTCTCTAATTACAATGCACTGACATAATACTTACATTAGGCACTCTTTCACGCATaaacccacccacacacacaacccAAACACAAAAATTTTGTCTGGCTTGTACTGACCTTTGCActagttaaaaatgtttttttttccaaatatagTGATCTTGTTAAATAGACAACTTTCTCACTAAAGGGATACTTATGGAGTGAAATTTGTGccaaaactaaacaaacaaatccaacattttgcaaacaaacgcaaccttctttgcaaaagaaactaaactctgaaacaaacagaaagcgctttacaaatacataatgcaattcaaGAGAAAATGCAAAAGTAATATGGCATTAGAAGTTGGACAAAACTATGTGAGCATGTAAACACATTGCGCAAGCAGATTACAGCTGCGCGGGCACACTGAAAACACTCGCACGTAAAATGTAAACCTGTAGAGATCACAAATCTCTAACTTCAACACAAAAACCAAGATTGTGCACGTAAATCAAGACTTACGAGGGGAAATAACAAACCCCTGAGTCAAAGCAGTCGCTCGCGCACAGTATTGACTACACGCGTAAGTGCTACTCTACGCACGGTCATTTTGACTTTTGGCACTAAGGGGGCGGGACACTGCgattttgtgacaacaaatACCATTGGCCCTGCTCCTTTCTGGAACTcccgttgtgattggctgttgctgcCGCCCTCAAGTCGATGACAGAACAGGAGAGATGGCAGAAAATTGGGGAAAATAGGATctaaggaattcacattaatattttatatgttggcccaaatgcaggaaaatgaatgtgtgcagtaaggagatttattagaaacactgggttaatataacaaaaataaatttatatGAAAGCCCTTCAGCTCTGCATTCAGCCATAGCAAATGTGCATTACCAGTGGTCACCTTTTTGTAGATAAGTCAGCAAAATAGATTAGTAAAATGTGTTATGATATAACGTTATATTACAATTTAACATAGACCTAAAGATTTTTAACATCAACCCTGATACTACAGTCTTGTCATCACTTCAAGAGTGCAGAAGGACCCACAGCATGTCAGCTGCTGAAGACTGGGCCGTTCGTGAAAGCGctagcattagctaatgctaaagattcgacatgttttacttacattttacgTCACAATCTGTACAAATATCCCCAGTGTTTATCTAATCTTAAGCATTGGCTAATGCTAGTGCTTTCACCAACGGCCCATTCTTCAGCAGCCGAAGCAATTAGAGCAGAGGTTATTGGCCCTAGTATGATGTTCGTTTTATTGATCAAATTCCATTTTCTTCACTTTTAATTTGTGTGTATTCTGCCTTTAAATGTTTGacatgttctgtattttttttaagaggtaaatgattttttgttaAGCGAAAAGCATGTCTAATAAACCATAAAACTTCAATgtattaaatttatttaatactattaatatttaatatatttttaatatttattaaaaatttaagtaaaaaatgtcataaaaacaatatttcattatttgttagGGTTTAGTGAGAAAGACATCGCTTTATAAATTATTTCGCCGTTAAAAAGGCTCATTAGACTATGTTAAAAACAAGAATAGGCTACATTCTGTGTTTTTGAACACATTAAGCTATGTGGGTAAACAATACAGACCAATCGCTTTTTATCTCATGCCAAGCGATAGAGAAACTCGTTAATACAGCAGACGGTCCTATCATATGGATATAGACTTTATATTATTTCACGTTATATTATTTCTTGTTAAAGAAAACCAAGCTATTTCAGCATGTGAAAGTCGGCTTCCATATTCCAGAAAGGAACTCATCCGTTTGCTCAGACtctgagacagacagatgacTCTGTGAAGCGAGTTGATTTgtactttttgtttaaataattttgataaatgtaatttcaaactttGTTTATCTAAATCAGATGACGCTATATAATCTCTGATTTATGGACTAACCACTACTCCTGCCTTTCAtgtataaaatatcaaattctAGTTCTAATACCAGCGTTTATAATCTTAACGTAATTGTATATAGCTTTTAGATTATactctttttattttacatgtcaTAGGCCTAATACATCACTATTCAATTACTCATAGAGTTAGAGCACTGCAATCTAGAATGTCAGTCGTTTCTTCAAATAGGCTACAACAGACAACAGTGTTTTGCGCAGTAGGCTAGTGATGTTCAAAAATATGAGCTCGAAGGCTGCTTGCATTCGGCAAAGCCTTTGTATGCACTgcctaacaaacaaaaaactcgGGCATTTACCATTGTGCATACAGGAAAATATTTCTGCGCATTTAAGTTCTTTTATTTGCCGTTTAATTAAACTATTTGTAAATGAGTAACAACAGgtttttttattacatcttCATTGATAAATTGAAGATACAGGCTGATTCAGTCCTtgaattatgtttatttgtaaaatttaaATCAAAGGCAGCAATGCCAAAAAGTGAGAGTTCGCTCTTTTGTGTTGTTATAATGATGCCATTGTTTTACGGTGTGctatacagatttttttcattatgttttTACAGTTGTGAGGTGTGCAAGGTGCCCCTTCAATGAACCCAATGGCCCCCTCACTTACGCCCTATAGCGCCAAATCTGCCTGGACCGTCACGTCGGAGGATTTAAACGCGGAACATCGAAAAcgttaaattataatattatataaagtatatatgaagagtatGGTAACTccgttttgaatttttttttaaacggacttatctcattttggaaccaaactctacagtatatcataacacattttactaatctattttactgacttatctacaaaaaggtgaccactggtaatgcacatttgctatggctgaatgcagagctgaagggctttcatataaatagattttttgttatattaacccagtgtttctaataaatctccttactgcacacattcattttcctgcatttggtccaacatataaaatattacttaatgtgaattccttagATCCTATTTTCCCCATTTCCTGCCATCTCTCCTGTTCTGTCATCGTCTTGAGGGCGgcagcaacagccaatcacaacgggAGTTCCAGAAAGGAGCAGGGCCAATGgcatttgttgtcacaaaatcGCAGTGCCCCGCCCCCTTAGTGCCAAAAGTCAAAGTGACTCGCGCGCGTAGAGTAGCACTTGCGCGTGTAGTCAATACTGTGCGCGAGCGACTGCTTTGACTCAGGGGTTTGTTATTTCCCCTCGTAAGTCTTGATTTATGTGCACAATCTTGTTTTTTGTGCTCAAGTTAGAGATTTGAGATCTCTACAGGTTTACATTTTACGCGCGAGGGTTTTCAGTGTGCCCGCGCAGCTATAATCTGCTTGCGTGCTGTGTTTACACGCTCACATAGTTTTGTCCAACTTCTAACGCcataaaagtataaaatataaagtcgTGGCCAGTCgcggcctaatggttagagagacggactcgtgaccagaatgttgccggttcgattctcatggctgaggtgcccttgagaaaGGCGCTTTGCCTACACTTGCtcccccgggcgctgcagtgatagctgcccactgctccgggtgtgcgtgtgatcaccacttgctgtgcgtgtgttcactactctctggatgggttaaatgcagaggtcacatttcgggtatgggtcaccatatctgacaaataggtcactttcccTAAACGTACTGTATTTAAgactcacctttttatgagattctctcagcttgattttctcacaaatgtggccgtgcagattttctcacaaatgggatcatgcagattttctcacaaatgcaaatgcaacTTCCTCTTCCAAAACACTAATTCAAGTTGGTTCATGGTGACGTTACAtcgtttcattaaaaaaaaatgtgttagtaaattaaaatgaactattattaataaatgctgtagaagtattgttcattgttaattcacattagctaatgcattaacttccttattgtaaagtgttctGATACAGTATCTTTTCTTCTCTGTATAAAACCAATGTAAACTAATATTTTCAAGAGTTTTGAGTTGTCCCTCATTCTGGTCAATGAAATTTGGCAGGACTTTAAATTTGATAAATGTAGACAAACAAAGTAGTTGAAAACAGTAACTACTGCCCTGCCTGTAGCtaaattaatttagatttttCCAGAGTTTTACTGTCTCTGTCCCCGTAGATGCCTTCACAGATTTCTCTGGTGGAAATCTAACAGTGACTGGTGATAACGCCACAGCAGGGATCTTTGCATCGTATCCacgaaaaaatctcaacttgtTTAATGGATTCATTGATCAGGTGAGAGAATCacagtttttctttattataaGCATCAGACGATCTCAGCTGTTTTATATAAACTTGATAGAATATTACATTTCATAGTCTCTGTTAAACTTAGTTAGAATTACCTTAATACTGCGTTGAAGATATAATGTGTACAGTTTAGATTCAAAGAGATCAAACCCAATATTTATTTGACCTTGTGTCACAGTCCACCTGCTTGTACTAACATAGTGCAACCACAACGTCACTGCCTAGTTTCACAGACTACAAAAATAGACTATTTTGCAAATACTGTTGGTGTGTATTTACACAGGTGATTGGCACAGGGGCCCTGGTCCTCTGTATTCTAGCCATTGTAGATAAGAGGAATATTGGGGCACCTAGAGGATTGGAACCGTTGGTCATTGGCTTGAGCATCATGGCTATTGCAGTGTCTATGTCGCTGAACTGTGGCTATCCCATCAACCCTGCCAGAGATCTTGGACCTAGGCTCTTCACTGCGATGGCAGGATGGGGAAAAGAGGTGTTCAGGTACAGGAAACTCACATTGCACCCATATgttctatttatatttaatggtCCAACagctaagattttttttaaataccattTACATCTGATTTTAAGACGAGACCCATTGCTATTTACACCTGTTTGTTTAACGTGCATCTCAAATATGTGCTACTGTGAGTCGTGCTAATTCAGAATGCTATTGATACCCATCCTATCAACTATCAATAAAATAGCAAAGGCCAGAAATAATATACAAAGACTGGAGTTAATATCCTGGATGTTAATCTGTTGCTGTgtgcaaaaacacaactgaccTGAAAGTGTCTTTGGGCCCCAAGAGAGTCAGCCTCAGGATGTAAAAACATAGGCTGAACACAGCTTTTGAAACTCCATATCTAAAGTGCAAAAGGCCTATTACCATTGTTCTGACAGAgcaaatgaattttttaatgCACTTGCATATCTCCTGCATACAggagaatttttttaaatgtatgtgagCCAACCTCGATTTTTCTCGCAAAAATATTCAGAGCGGCATACCCAAGGCTACCTCGaacttttaaaacagttttttttttttttagcttttagCTATTCCATTCATCTAGGTCAATGAAAAGAAAGAGCTGGGGAAATTCTGCTGCTGCTTTGTAACAACAAGAGTCTGTTTGTGTGAAGCTCCACACAGAAAAGATCTTTTCCAAAATCTGAAGTACTAAGATTAAACGTAACATATtgcattacttttgtgtttagaTATGGAGTAATGTCACAGATTTCAACTGTAGAAATTAATTCGTGCATTTGTATGTTTTCCATATAAAAGTTACATGAGTTTGTGTGCCCATTTAATCTTAGCATGGTAATGCCATTATCATGTACACAAGTCAAATGCTTCAAAAATAAAGCTAATTCCAGAACATAAATACAACAGTCCTGTAATTTGATTGGACAAGCAGCGTTGCAAAAGTGCAGGGAGGGCTCATCACACATTAGTGGTCTTGTGTGTGTGGAAGTGCTTGACCTGTCTGCCACTTTGTTCAGCTGCAATTCTGAGACTTGAGATTCACCTGAAGTGAAAACTATGATGTCACAATTgcaccaaacaaacaaacatgcacattataaatgaaaagatgACATGAAGAATTTAATTGATAAGCAGATACAATGTATATGTGTACAGCTTGtcaacatgtttagagcacaggATTAAAGACAGAGACCACTTGTTTTCTCAGTGGCCTTTAAAAGGATAAACAGACTAAGGGATTGAAGGAGGGAAAGAATGATGCAGACAGGAAGCAGTGGAGTGACCGACTAAACACAGATTACAATGAATTAGTCTCTGCGAAGTAACCCTTTAATGTACAGCAAGACTGGATGACACTATTAACAGCGCTATCATTAAACAAATCAACAATCCACAAACCAGCACCTCAAACTGAAGAATTCTCAAacaaatttaaaattaaaagagTCAATTGTGGTGGAAACTGTGAATTTTGTCCAGCTCTAGTCTGTTctaacatgtgtgtgtgtctttagcGCTGGAGACGGCTGGTGGTGGGTTCCAGTCGTCGGACCAATGGTGGGAGGTGTGGTCGGGGCTGTAATCTACTACCTGATGATTGAGCTGCACCACCCTGAGCCTGAGAAGAACTTTGAGGATGACAGAAGTGTGAAAGATAAATATGAAATGAACGCCGTAAACTAAAAAGAGAGGAAAAGATTGTGTCTTTCCTTTGCCAAGCAAGGCGCTCTTATTTGTTGCACACTTTCTTCTTCTGTCTTTTCCTCTAGACGTCTTTGACTCTGTCATGGATCAGAGAACAGAACTGTGTCCTGTGTCTATGTTTTACTTCTCGTTAATTTTCCAAACATTAGGTATTTCACTAAAAACGtagtaaaactttttttactaaTATCAGGCAGCTATTTAAATGGAATATTGTCCAAACCCGCTTGTCGTTGGCAGGGTTGCAGGAGGCTCAAGGCCAAGCATCTCAGGCCATAGAAAGAAAAACACTTTGGAAAAATGTCCAGTCCATCTCAGTGTTACTACtgaatacttaaagggatagttcacccaaaaatgaaaatcctgtcatcatttcctcaccctcaggctgtttcaaacctgtatacatgtctttgttctgttgaacacaaagaaatagatttgaaagaatgttagaaaTTTTCACTTCTGGggcatcatccactaccatagtagaaacaatattgtatattaatttttgttctgttgaacacaaaatgagatattttgaagaatcaatgaaaacaaacagttctgtggcacctCTGGCTACTGtttaatttgtcctactatggtagtcaattatgttccagaactgaaaattgctaacattcttccaaatatctttcactgtgttcatcaaaataaagtaatttataaaggtttgtaacaacctgagggtaagtaaatgatgactgagttttcatttttgggtgaactgtccccttAATTAAATTTTCCTCGGTTTATATTGATAAGTGAAGCATAACATGAGGAATTCTTTGGCTTAGAAAAATGGTGAATAACCAGAAAATGGAAAGCACATTACAAATGTTCATTGAGCAAACAGAGTAAAACCTCAGGTAGGATCCATTAGACATGGACCACAGATAAATAAACCTCTTGTGTGATCAGGATTTTTATAGATGGAACGCATCCACAGGACAGCTTTCTTAAAGAATCGGTATTTTACATTGGCACACCAGTGCCAGTAAAAAATTAGGTGCTAACGGACACTCCATATTATTACCCCTGGAATGATCTATTCATTATCTTTCTCAGGTTTCCCTTTTTGTTGACACAGATGATGCAGGTTATCCAGAATATGTATAGAGAGCTGAAACGCTCCAGGGTAGTAATTCCCTTCCTTTCTCTGtcactctttctttttttctgaccTAATacgttatatatttttatcttctCATGTTAGCTTGCACAGAGCATCCACCTAACTTATATAACTTGCCATTAGAAGATTGAAGCCACTAAAATAAAGGAAGAGAAAATTCTAAAAGTAGATGAACAGGCATCATTGTCAAGACAGGATGAATTGATTTAATACAACAAATGAATAGAAGGACAATCAGCTGCATGCCTAACTGCTGGTAAAGAAACATGCATGAGATAAGAGGGCAAAAGTCAAAATGCATGCTAAAAATAAACATGCCATGAACTATTGCTTctaaagt
This region of Triplophysa rosa linkage group LG1, Trosa_1v2, whole genome shotgun sequence genomic DNA includes:
- the aqp9b gene encoding aquaporin-9b, yielding MDFEKIRKLKERCTLRRDIIKEFLAELLGTFVLILFGCGSVAQSVLSRGPQGENLTIHFGFTLGVMLAVYMAGGVSGGHVNPAVSLAMTVLGKLPLIKFPVYVAAQFLGAFLGSCAVFCLYYDAFTDFSGGNLTVTGDNATAGIFASYPRKNLNLFNGFIDQVIGTGALVLCILAIVDKRNIGAPRGLEPLVIGLSIMAIAVSMSLNCGYPINPARDLGPRLFTAMAGWGKEVFSAGDGWWWVPVVGPMVGGVVGAVIYYLMIELHHPEPEKNFEDDRSVKDKYEMNAVN